A single region of the Pyricularia oryzae 70-15 chromosome 4, whole genome shotgun sequence genome encodes:
- a CDS encoding lactamase has translation MATQLPHLPEVERLSPACVRILGGNPGKFTLQGTNTYLVGTGRGRILVDTGEGRSSWITALTRALREEDATVTDVILTHWHPDHVGGVKDVLAHVNADARVHKKHRPSHDDDQELDIQDGDVFRADGASLTAVHSPGHTTDHIALVLQEEDAMFTGDNVLGHGTSVYEDLGDYMRSLGKMQPLFRGRAYPGHGPVIDNGPAKIQEYIFHRQQREDQVLQTLQSTTKDASDPGADNSRGLTSGELVKIIYSDVREELHPAAEKGVRQILGKLQQEQKVLPYGDKWLCEVGGKLLAKADIDKP, from the exons ATGGCTACCCAGCTGCCGCATCTACCCGAGGTTGAGCGGCTAAGCCCGGCTTGCGTCCGGATCCTCGGCGGAAACCCGGGAAAGTTCACGCTGCAGGGCACCAACACGTACCTGGTCGGAACCGGGCGCGGGCGCATCCTCGTCGACACCGGGGAGGGCCGGTCGTCGTGGATTACGGCGCTGACTCGCGCACTTCGGGAGGAGGATGCCACGGTCACCGACGTGATCCTCACGCATTGGCACCCGGATCACGTCGGTGGTGTCAAGGACGTCCTAGCTCATGTGAACGCGGATGCCCGGGTTCACAAGAAGCACCGCCCGTCGCATGACGATGACCAAGAGCTCGATATACAGGATGGGGATGTGTTCCGGGCTGACGGAGCGTCTCTGACGGCCGTCCACAGCCCTGGACACACCACGGATCATATTGCGCTTGTTTTGCAAGAAGAAGATGCCATGTTCACAGGCGACAATGTCCTGGGTCATGGGACGTCGGTTTATGAGGACCTCGGGGATTACATGCGCAGCCTTGGCAAGATGCAGCCACTGTTTCGTGGCAGGGCGTATCCGGGACATGGGCCAGTCATCGATAACGGCCCGGCGAAAATTCAAGAATATATTTTTCACAGGCAGCAGCGTGAAGACCAAGTTCTCCAGACCCTTCAGTCCACGACCAAGGATGCGTCGGACCCAGGCGCCGACAACTCGAGGGGTTTGACTTCTGGGGAGCTTGTAAAGATTATATATAGTGATGTTCGGGAAGAGTTACATCCCGCGGCAGAGAAGGGTGTGCGACAGATTCTCGGCAagctgcagcaggagcagaAGGTGTTGCCGTATGGTGACAAGTGGCTG TGTGAAGTGGGCGGCAAGCTGCTTGCTAAGGCTGACATTGACAAGCCTTGA